Proteins encoded within one genomic window of Augochlora pura isolate Apur16 chromosome 11, APUR_v2.2.1, whole genome shotgun sequence:
- the LOC144477069 gene encoding uncharacterized protein LOC144477069 isoform X1, translating into MEPIPLIFSFACLFALGSGAITAPESKLVTKLAPINSAPYEDSTKDLTAAASDRTSLIPAFHISKDYGQPSYGGSVPYGSYYGSIYSPGVGYRGAGLNPGYLNVGYNRGYGQNGIVGGGHLGYGYYGNLGYNPGYGSGYVGSGGYGGYGSGLGYGGYGSYNTGNYGLGYDDGYNGYGRGGYGRYDGYGYGSGYGGYGGSNYGSAYAARSNYEPYSYQGYGSYGSPSGYRGYS; encoded by the exons ATGGAGCCAATACCGCTG ATATTCTCCTTCGCCTGTCTGTTCGCACTCGGCAGCGGTGCCATAACAGCGCCGGAGTCGAAGCTTGTTACCAAACTGGCGCCGATAAACAGCGCACCGTACGAAGACAGTACCAAAGATTTGACAGCGGCCGCCAGCGACCGAA CTTCCTTGATTCCAGCGTTCCACATTAGTAAGGATTATGGGCAGCCCAGTTATGGCGGAAGCGTGCCGTACGGGTCCTATTACGGCTCGATTTATAGTCCCGGCGTGGGATACCGTGGCGCCGGATTGAATCCGGGATACCTGAACGTGGGATACAACAGGGGATACGGGCAGAACGGAATTGTCGGCGGCGGTCATCTCGG GTACGGTTACTATGGGAATCTTGGATACAATCCCGGTTACGGTAGCGGCTACGTAGGCAGCGGTGGTTACGGTGGTTACGGAAGTGGATTGGGCTACGGTGGTTACGGCTCGTACAACACCGGAAATTATGGTTTAGGCTACGATGACGGATATAATGGATACGGGCGGGGCGGTTACGGACGCTACGACGGCTACGGCTATGGATCTGGTTACGGTGGCTATGGTGGATCGAATTACGGTTCCGCGTACGCCGCCAGGAGTAACTACGAGCCGTACAGCTACCAAGGCTACGGGAGTTATGGTTCACCGTCGGGATACAGGGGCTACTCTTAG
- the LOC144477069 gene encoding uncharacterized protein LOC144477069 isoform X2 — MEPIPLIFSFACLFALGSGAITAPESKLVTKLAPINSAPYEDSTKDLTAAASDRTFHISKDYGQPSYGGSVPYGSYYGSIYSPGVGYRGAGLNPGYLNVGYNRGYGQNGIVGGGHLGYGYYGNLGYNPGYGSGYVGSGGYGGYGSGLGYGGYGSYNTGNYGLGYDDGYNGYGRGGYGRYDGYGYGSGYGGYGGSNYGSAYAARSNYEPYSYQGYGSYGSPSGYRGYS; from the exons ATGGAGCCAATACCGCTG ATATTCTCCTTCGCCTGTCTGTTCGCACTCGGCAGCGGTGCCATAACAGCGCCGGAGTCGAAGCTTGTTACCAAACTGGCGCCGATAAACAGCGCACCGTACGAAGACAGTACCAAAGATTTGACAGCGGCCGCCAGCGACCGAA CGTTCCACATTAGTAAGGATTATGGGCAGCCCAGTTATGGCGGAAGCGTGCCGTACGGGTCCTATTACGGCTCGATTTATAGTCCCGGCGTGGGATACCGTGGCGCCGGATTGAATCCGGGATACCTGAACGTGGGATACAACAGGGGATACGGGCAGAACGGAATTGTCGGCGGCGGTCATCTCGG GTACGGTTACTATGGGAATCTTGGATACAATCCCGGTTACGGTAGCGGCTACGTAGGCAGCGGTGGTTACGGTGGTTACGGAAGTGGATTGGGCTACGGTGGTTACGGCTCGTACAACACCGGAAATTATGGTTTAGGCTACGATGACGGATATAATGGATACGGGCGGGGCGGTTACGGACGCTACGACGGCTACGGCTATGGATCTGGTTACGGTGGCTATGGTGGATCGAATTACGGTTCCGCGTACGCCGCCAGGAGTAACTACGAGCCGTACAGCTACCAAGGCTACGGGAGTTATGGTTCACCGTCGGGATACAGGGGCTACTCTTAG